From the genome of Nicotiana tabacum cultivar K326 chromosome 17, ASM71507v2, whole genome shotgun sequence:
TTTGAATTCCAGTTTCACACGTCCCTAGTGTTCTTAGTAAGGTTTACTAGATTGTTATGAAGATGTTCCTTTAAGCTGCATTGCATTGATCCTCCGCATATGAAATAAGAGTTGTATATAATGTATTCATCTCCAGGTTGAGTGTGGACACACACTGATACCAGTGGATATTGCTCATCCAAAACATGACACATCAGTAGATGTTGCAGATATGTGTATTTGATATTTGAATATGCTTAACTGTTAAGATGAATGTTATACATCGTTGTATCTTTGAGACTGGTAGCACTGCATGAGTGACCTCTTATATAAGCTGCCTTTgttttattgttattgaatattctGCCTACTAAGCCATCTTGAAACAGTGATGCTAAAGTTTGTTGCTATTGAGGATTCTCTTGTCATTGCACCATGTAACTGCCTGAGTCTGTTGGTAAATCGTTGTAGTCCTTTATGAATTCCTTGTATGCTTGCATTGTATATGAAAGAAGTGTCTTTAAACTGTTGGTCTCTTTCTGGCAAGCCTTACCCTAAGGTTAGGaatttttgccttgttttggttgATTAGTGTCTTTCCTGCTTTTTGTAATTCATGAAATGATTGAAATGTTATTGTACCTGCACCAAAAAAAGCAATGTTAGCGAAGTTGTCTACTACTGAGTTCCCCTCTCTTAGGACATGCTGAAATGTCACATTGAAATGGTCTTTCATGTCCTTGATATTCTTCATTTCTTTCCCAATACTCCAAGGAACCTCCTATTCACCTTCAattattttctttagaataagtgAATCTTTTTCAATAATGAGGGGTTATATTTACATCTGGACACAGTGGTTTAGTACTTCCACAATAGCCTTTGGCTCAGCTTCTATATTTGTTGAATGCCCTATTGTTTCTGCTTTTGGCAAACACCAAATCTCCAGTATCATTCCTCACACAAATTCCATACGAACTTGGTCCTGGATTCCCTCTACAAGCACCATCCGTGTTTTATTTGAATCAGCTATGATAAGGCATCTGCCACTGTACTCTTTTGGTAACAACCATTGGCTTGTATCATTCACAATATTGAACCATATCAGGCCAACTGAGTGGTATGTTATGCATCCAGTGATGTCTATTTATTGCCAGGTAATGCAAAGTTTTGTTTATCTCATGTAGTATCCTCTGAAAAGATATTGTACCTCTTCCATGCttcattttgtttcttcttttccatAGTTCTCAAGTGATAATTGTTGGTGTTTCTTGATACATTAGCCTAAGATTTTGCTCCCCACCATGATCTGATAACCTGATGGATTTGAATGAGGTTTTCCACCAGTCCTGCAGCCTGTAGGAACAACTGCTACACCCTTGTGGCAGTGTCGCTCATATGAAAAATATGTTGAAGAGTTTCCTAATGTGTGGGTATGCAACACAAACACTTAGACACAATTAAGTATCCCCTCCCCTCCATATATCATCTGTTGGAAACTTCCCTCTCCATAGGATCCACAAGAAGAATGAAATCTTGAATGGTAAACCCCTCGCCCATAACATTTTGTACTCTGGAACTTGTACATGTCGATGTATTATTAATTGCCAAGCACTGTTTAATGTGAACTTTCCTGAAGGTGTTGGCATCCATATAGGTGTGTCCCAATAATCATCTGATTTATCAAAGTCCATCTTCTGCCGTATATAGTTTGCAATGTCTTCTAGGAAGTTATTGTCTAGAACCTGATCATTCCATCCAATTCCTTGTCTCAGTTGTACTACTTGATCCAGTTATTCATTGATGATGAATTGTTGAGGGACCACATGATACAGCGAGCCCAGACCAGTTCAGTTCTCATGTCAGACACTTGTAGTACCCCTATTCATCACCCATAATATTTCATGTTCTACCTCCTCTCTTGCCTCTATCATTTTTCGCcacacatatgacccatctctgaATTGTACCCAAGTTGGCTGCTCTTTTTTGCAATActtattccatatgaaattcgACCGCAATGATTTTGTTTTCCTAAATCTCCACCACAGTTTGGCAAATAGGGCCTTTGAAACATCAAATAATTATCTGAAGCCAATCCCTCCTTCCTCCTTAGGTAGACAAAGATTCTCCCACTTGGTCAAATGTCTGCTCCTCCCCTCTTCTTTTGTGCTCCAAAGAACCTAGCAAAAAGCTTGTGCAAATGCTCAATGATATTTTTAGGTGGATCCAAAACTGAAAGGATATGTGTTGGTAAACTTTGTAGTACACTGGATATGAGAGTTGATTTGCCACCGAATCACAAAATTTTACCTTTCCACGAGTGTAATTTTGCTTTCACTTTCTGAAAAAGGGCATTGTAATATACTTTTCTTCTCCTTGTGTAGAAAACTGGAGAGCCTAAGTAAGTGAAAGGAAAATTGCCTCTTTGAAAACTAGTGGTGGAACCAACATTGTGAAACAAGTGGCTTGCTACCTTAGCATGCATGTAGTAGGAACTCTTTGACTTGTTGATTAGTTATCCAGATGTTTGTTCATATTGAGTGAGGACAGTAACAATTTTACCCAAAGAGTATGCATCTTCAGAGGTGAAGATGATTTTATCATCAGCATAAGCCAAATGGTTCAATGGATCAATCAATATTGGCATGCCATACCCTATATATTTCTTGTCTTCAAACAATTTGTTCAAAGATCTTGTAAGAATATCAGCAGATAAAATATATAAAGTTGGTGATAGAGGATCTCCCCGCTTAACTCCTCTTGTTGACTTAAAGAATCCAGATAACTGACCATTAACTAGGGCAGAGTACCAATTGTTAGCTAGAAAGTTCCAGATCATGTTTATGAAATGTTTAGAAAATGCCATTGTCCTTAGTACATGAAGAAGATACGTCCATGAAACTCTGTCGTATGCCTTAGGCATGTCCAACTTAATCACCACATTAGCTGGCTTCCCTCTCAACCTTATATCAATTACAATTTCTTGTGTGagcaaaatattttaaaaaatgcttATTCACTTCACAAAACCAGATTGGTTAGTTGATATAAAAAATGGGAGGATCTTTTCTAACCTATCATGCATTAGCCTTGAGAACATCTTATTCATGAAGATGCTTAGTCTTATAGGCCTTAGGTCTGAAAATGTTTCAACATTATATTTCTTAGGCAGCAGAATTAAATTAGTGTGTGTGACTGATTTTGGTAGTGACGCTCCTCCGTAAAACTGTTACACCATATTGAATATGTCCTCACCCACAATATCCCAGCACTATTGTTAAAATAGTCCAGTAAAACCATCCGGTCTATTGGCACTATCTACACTTAGTGTAAATACTGCCTTCTTCACTTCTTCAAATGTTGGAAATTTGCAGAGGTACAAGTTTTGTTCCATAGTCACCATGGCAGGTACATTATTAAGAAGATCAAAGTTTATAGGATCCCTTTCCTGTGTGAACTGTCTGCTAAAGAACTCAACTGCAGTTGTAGACATAAGATCCTGAGATTCCAACCAAGTACCATCTACACTTTgaattattttgagttgcatCTTCTGTCTCTTGACATTGACATAATTATGAAAAAATCTTGTGTTCCTATCACATTCAGCAAACCAATTCATGCCTGCCTTTTGCTTCTAGAACTGCTCCTCAAAGTTAAGATATTTCTTCAACTCAGCTTGTGCTTTTTGGAGAACAATCCTATTCTCAATTGTTggttcctcctcaaacaaaatcTCCTTCACTCTGACAATATCCTCTCTAATTGCAAGTTGTTTGAAGATGTCACCATATATTAGCTTACTCTAGTGAGATAGGGTAGTTTTAACTCTTTTTAACTTTTGCTTGAACATCAAGAAAGGGTCACACATGAAATATGCCATCCAGTTCTGCCTTATTACATTACAAAAAGTGTCATGCTTTATCCAGAAGTTAAGAAACTTAAACGGTTTAACAAACTGCATTGACTCCTCACCACATGTCATGAACAATGGTGCATGATCTGATCCTATCCTAATAAGATGCTCAACTTCAATTATGGGGAAAATGTTCTGAAAGTGTTGATTGACAAAAAATTTTATCCAACCTTTTGAAGATGCATTCTGAGTTTGGTCTACCATTCCACCAGGTGAAGGGACTTACTTTGTATCCAACATCAAATAGAGAACAAGAATTTACACAAAAAACAAAATCTTCATATTCAGGTGAATACACTGGTAGCCCACCTATTTTCTCATCCTTAGCCATTAGAACATTAAAATCTCCTCCAACAACCCAAGGAATGTCCATATCACTTGCCAAATAATACAGGTTATCCCACAATTCAAGTCTCTCTAAAGATAAACATTTAGCATACACAAAAGTCATCATTATTTGTTTGCAAATATCCTGATGGAAAACTCTAATTGTAACATGTTGCTCAGTGTCAATGACTACTTCCCATTCAGTCAGTGCATCAAAGAACAACTAGATTTTACCATTGATGTTAGACATAACAGCTTCCATACATAGCCTTTTTCTGTATGTCTGAATATGTTTGCAGTTCCGAAAATGTTTCATTAGTGCAGTAATAAAGAAACTATGTTCTCTTTGTATATCTATCACCCTTTGGAAAGCCTGGTGTGTATTCACTGACCTTATGTTCCAAATTAAAGACTTGATCATCATTTAGAAATTGAGGCTGCCCTTCTAGGCAGTATTCTTTTAGGTTGATGGACCTCCTTGTTTTACCATGTTTCCTTCCCTTTTTGCCACCCTTATCTTCTGCCCTAGGAGATAGATCTGCCTCCCTAGAAACTGCCTTAAAATTTCCTGCTGTAGATTCATCATCaccttttttcttctattttgtcATAATCAACTATAGCTTGCTGAGACTCCATATGTGCTTCATTATGTTTTACAAGGTCATGTAACACTTATATTGGAGACTTCAATGGGATGTTAGGTTGTATTTTTAGGGGCTGACCTATTCTAGAAACACACTGCTTAGAAACTAGCTCCATTGAGCCTGATTGATGAGGTACCATTGCATGTTGAAAGTCATTTTCATTTGTTTCCTTTGTAGCCAATGCATTTTGATGTGAAGCTAACTACACATCATATATTGATTCTAGAGTTGGTGTCACTGTTGCCAAAGTGCCTTCATGTACTTTCTCATTTGAAGAAAGAGTCTTTCCAGCAATACTACCAACCTTTTCCTTAGCTAAATCAACCCCCAACAATACATCTAAGTCGGCAGTTGCATCATTGTTACCAGTGGACAATTTAGTAACTTTGGTTGATAGAGCTAGTtgagttttttccttttttgtttcttcttttgcacCTGTATTTGCTTAAGAACTATACTCAAACTCTTGTATGTCACCACTCCATAGATGTCTATCACCTCTCCAAGATCTAGTAGACCGTGGTGTTTCCCCAAATGTATGGGAAGGTATGTCCTGGCATGAGTGTTTTAAAGTAACATTAAGAACTTCCTTCTGAGTAGTAAAACTCCTCTAAACCCAATGAACAGTTCTCTCCTTCGTAGAATTATCAGGAATCGTAGTGTCACCATGTGTAGGGATCTTGTTGCCACTATAATTTTCTTCCCCAGGTCTAACATTTTCCTCTAACTGTTGATTGTACTGCTTCTTCTTTATTTGTAAACTTTGCTATTGGTGCTGTAGTACTTTAAAGGTGATCTTCTCTTTGCCACTAGTGCCACTAACCACATATGAATCTAAGTTAACCTCAGGGGCATTCTGAAGGAATTGTTGAGAGTTAgcaacatgatttaattgatcCCTCTCAAGATTATCATGTGTAGAAGTATGCTTCTGCACCACCTGAGGAACTACCACACTCTTTGGATCCCCATCTTTAATGTGTAAGGTTACCTCCTAACCAATCTCTATTCCTCCAGTGATATCTCCAGTAACATTACCAATAGGGGTAGTAGAGGTCTTGGGTTGATGCTTGGCAGCATAATCAGTACTCCTCTCCAATGGTGGTTGAGGCTTGTTAGAGGTCATACTTGAGTGATTGGTGGCACATGGTGCTTTCTTTTTTTGTGAATTCTGCAGGAGCTGAACATTTGGTCTTTTAGCAATGTATACTTGATCTTGCTTCCTGTTGTTATTATGTACAATTCCtttgaatttcttatttttctgtGTTTGCCATTCCTCTTGTGAATGATTTCCCCTTGTGGTTTGCACTTCTTCCCTGTCATGTGGTGGATTTTGTTTGTGCTTGATATGCAATTGGTGGTGAGAGGGATACCTTTGATGAACTACCGTATTTTGTTATTctagttgttgctattgtttttgCACAGTTGAGGTGGAAATTAACTTCTGTTGCTACAATGTTTCTTCATTGGTTATTCCAGTTGATTTCTTTTTCTGCCTCTCATACTGTGTGGCTTTGTCTGGGTATGAATGAATTGTGTGTTCAAGGTGTGTACAGTAGGATCAGTTGGCAGGTAAGATCTCATATTATATTTCCAACCATTGACCATCACCATTTTCATCTTGGTGTTCATCATAACCTGGCCAAACATGTTGAGGTCTTTCCTTGGTTAAGTTAATTTGCATTTTCACCTTAGCAACACTGCCTCTTATTATTTGAAATGAAGCTAGATCAAGGAATAATGCTTTTCCCATATAAGACAGTAATGGTATGATAATTTCCATGTAGTAAAGGTGCTAAGGCAATTCGAGGATGATAATCCAAACCGGTACTATCAGAGAGTCTTCATTGGGATTGAAGAGAGGTATCCAAGCTTCAAGTTTCATCATTTGTCCTTGAATGTACATGAATTGTTTATTCCAAACTGTTGCCTCCATTGGGATTGAAGAGAGGTGTCTAATCTTTAAGTTTCATCGTTGTCTAGATCAATGTAGACAATCTTAGAGTTGAAGTGAGCAATCTTAACTCCACCCATGAGTTCAGTTTAAGTCACGAAGCTTTTTCTAATTACTTCCATTCTAGGCATAGTGCTAGAAAATTTCCCAACCACGATGTTCTTACATCTTGTTGCCATAGTGCCCATACAATCATCTTTTGTAAAAACCACTGTAGGCCTGCCATGTTTAGTTGTTAACTTGGGTGGAGTGAAATTAATAGGAGTTCTCTCAACTTCAAATCTGGCCCTAATCTTTGTAGCTTAAGCGTGGGTGACTGTATGGGGGTGGGGGTGGAGGGTGGGGGTGGTTCATTTGTGTTTGTTAGTTTTTGGAGTTGTTCTTTGGTTCATGCAGGAAGTTGTGGTTTGATATTAACTGGATTGTGTAATTTACTAGAAGTAGGAATTTGTGGTTATTGACTTGTTTGATTAGTTCTTCTGGTAGGTCGATTAAAATTGGCAGAGATCTTAGGCTGATTTTTTATGAGAATGGAAGGGAAATTATTGAGCTGTTGATGGGTAGTGTTGGATGTGAGTATCCCATTTTTGGCATTCTGTGGCCCTGCTTGCTCTGTGACATTTTGAACCAGTTTTGTGTTAATAACGTTGTCAACTTGTGGCGCAATAAGTTCACATTAGATTACCCTATCTTGAATCACAAGATCAACATGTTTCTGTCCCGTTGCTGTGGCTGTAGGTGACTCCCCTTGAGCACCCTTTTTTGTTGAATGTTCTGGTAACTTATAATGATGAGTTATCTCAATATGACTTTGTGAAGCACAACCATTCATTTTTTCATTAAAATTGATATCAAAACTGACCTTGGCATTTCCTTGAACATAATACGTATTAGAATTTGCATCAATCTGATTTTGGAAAGTTGTGACTACTGTCTCATTGTAGTTGTTATTTGAGGGACTGAGATATATGTCCAGATTAATTAGAGTCATTTGACATTGTTGTTGAGCATTTTTGATAGTTGTATCCCCATGCACAACCAATTGGTGTTCCTCGGCATTGATAATATGGTCGGAGACGAAGCTCCTAGTGGCGATGTTGGCTGAAAATTGGTGGGATGATGGGATTTGAGATGGTGAACAATCTCCATTTCTTAGATTCAGTTGATTTAGCGTAGGATCATTAAGATTATTTTCATTGTTGTCTAGGTGATTTGTTGGTAACTTGACACTTCCACTATTGTTAAGTTCTATAACAATTGCGGAAGAAATAGTGGGGACACCTACCAGTTGTTTGTGTGCGATACTGGTGCGTAGTTTTTGGGACTGGTCAAGTGGTTTTTCACCACCATACATTGGAGCAGTGACCATTTTTGACCTTCTAACCACTGTTCAACCTTTCTCTTGTCTAGGTTTAGCatttttggtttttattttttttcattatattataatatatatttttttattaaattccaCTAGGCGTTGCGCCTAGGATTAGTTTTCATATATATAGAGAGTAAAGTACAACAAAGGAGGGGGACATGAACCTTACCTCCAAAATTATGACGGATATACACTTGGTCCTCCAAGCATGACGACCAAGTAAATCCTGAAATTTGATGAGTTAGGCCTATGATGATGTATCAATTGCCTATTCAACTATAAAAAAATGCATAAATGATCCTAAATAAACTAAACACATGAGTAGGAAGGTCATATTTCATATACAACAAGACCTACATCTAGAGTAAATGTAGATTCTTCCAATGGATTACGCTAAAAAACAACAGTTGATTGTGCTAGAAACTATCTTCAACTTGGCTCTGACATTGAGGCCTAATAAAGACAAGTTGAAGATAGCTATCAAATTGACCCATGTAACTGGGCAGAACTGCTGCTACTGTATGATGTTTTCGACAGAAGAGAATGAGCAGATGACTGCTTCTTtcatcaagaatactttgaagCAGGCCGTTTTAACTGGTGACCTGGAGTAGGGACTTTCATATGCAACATCTTTCCTGAGTGAGCTTCTGCATTCCGTAAACTTCTGCTTCTGTGAGCTGATAGGGAAGTGCAGGATAGCTAGATTTGGGCCCCTAGGTGTGTCTTGCTAAGTGCATGTAGAGGAAACAGGTTGGTGCTGGTGTCTGAAAGTATCCATTTGAGCAGGAACTTCCTATTGGTGAGTTGAAGAATAAGGTGCTGGATGTTAGTGATTAGGTGTTGAGGTCTTGGTGTGTGTAGTAGTGTCCTTCTAAGAGCTATATATTGGTGTAACAAGTTGTATAGGTGGGTTGAAAAACCTGAGGATTTTCTAAAGGATCCTGCCAGAAATGTTTTTTTGTTGTGAGAAATTTGCAGAATCCTTGTGACAGGCCCAAGGTAATTGGTACACTTGCAAGAGATTGAGCATCTGAGATGCTAATACCACACTTTGCAAATGCATCAATAATTTGAACCTGTCTCTTGTACCTGCAAAAAGCAacaaacaagttagaaataaagGGTGCTTAGGTTGGTCAATGTTCATCTTTGGGGAGTTGCAGGCATTGACAACAATGAGCTACAAGTCTTGTGAGTTGTTGCTCTTTGAACATTGAATGGAGGTGATGATATACGTGCCCAGGTTCTTGTGATTTCTGGGGGTAGATTTTTTCCGGAGATACCAACTGCTAGGGTGGATTTTAGGAAGCTGGTGTTAGTGAGTTGATGTGAATCCTTTAAGTATGTATTGGAGCTGATTATGCTTAATCTTGTAGATGCTACTAGCTCTAGTCAATTGATACACCCTCAATAGGATGAGCACTATAAGTACTAATACCACACATTGAGGgtatttcaattattttaaaCTATAGGTACCTACAAAAGAAAAACCATGGTTAGAGAAAACCAGGACATTTCTATCATATGGATGGGCATCCGGGTTCTTATGTTTACTAGGCCCTGACTAAATGCGGGTATGGTGGTGGTGTTTTGGTTTTTAGAAATATTGAAGTTGATTTGGATTGCTAGATGGTAGTAGCTATGTGATGATGGTGTGGTGTACAACTAGATTCCTGGTTATTTGGTGTGGGCCTGAGTTGCAGGTATGGGTGATAAGGTTATTTGTGGTGTTACTATTTATG
Proteins encoded in this window:
- the LOC142171718 gene encoding uncharacterized protein LOC142171718, whose translation is MNWFAECDRNTRFFHNYVNVKRQKMQLKIIQSVDGTWLESQDLMSTTAVEFFSRQFTQERDPINFDLLNNVPAMVTMEQNLYLCKFPTFEEVKKAVFTLSVDSANRPDANNWYSALVNGQLSGFFKSTRGVKRGDPLSPTLYILSADILTRSLNKLFEDKKYIGYGMPILIDPLNHLAYADDKIIFTSEDAYSLGKIVTVLTQYEQTSG